The Thermomicrobiales bacterium DNA window CAACCGTGTGCTCGAAGCCAGGCAAGCAACTCGGGTGCGCGCTCGATGTCCAATGCGTCATCCATACGACGCATTATCCCGAGCCGTGGCGTCATTGCAAAGGGCACGCTGCCCTTCGGATCACGGGCGCAGGTGGTCGGGCCAACCCTCGGGAAAGCGCGTCTGATAGTCGAGCAGGCTCACCCACCGCGGACGAATCGCGATGCGGGCAATTCGTGTGCCCGGCTGACTGATCCACTGCGCCCAGCCATCGGCAGCGTCCTTGCCGATATAGCGGCAATTGGCCAGATAGGCTTCCTCCACCACGCCCTCGACCTCGGTCACCGATGCGTCACCCCGAATGGCAAGCACGCGCATCGGCACACCGGAGGTAATGGCAAAGGTGTCGATGGTTGCCTGCACCCGCGGATGCGCGCGAATGGCGCGCACCTTCGGAAGTGACGCTACCGAGGTCACCACCAGTTCCTCTCCGGTCCAGTGAAACTGCATGGTGGACACGCGGGGGTAACCGTCAGGCCCGAGATAGGCCACCCGAGCCGGTTCCAGCGAATGCAGCATCTCCTGCGCGGCTGGAGCGTGCAGCAATCGCAGATCCCCCTGAGGCAACGCCGCGAAATCGATTGCGTCCACGTTCAGTTCACCTTCTTCCCGCCATGACCGATCGTTCCAGATCCTGCGTCATTGTCGTTCGCAGCGAAGCGGTTTCGACATCGAGATCGAGACAAGAGAACCGCCTGGCCGAATCGACCAGGCGGTTCCTTCTGAATCTGCGCGAGCGCCGGGGTGTCAGGCGGTGGCCGGCGAGGCGATCGGGGTGCCGATGCCTTCGGTGCTACCTGGGCAAGCCTCTTCCAGGGTGGTGATGATCGTGGTGAGCACGTCGTCGACTTTGTCGAGCTGATCGGCGAACGGCAGCATGCCGCCGACACCAGACGTGCGGATGAAGACGATTGCGCCCTGGACCGTCTTGATGGCCACGATGGCGTAGTCGTTCAGCTTCTGGGCTGCTTCCGGCGGTGTTGCGCCGGTGAGCTCTTCGATGACCCAGGTGAGCGCTGCGATGAATTTGGTGTACGCCTCATCGGACCATTCGGAGATCTGCTGGGACGGCAGACCATATGCAGCCGCGGCGAGCCCTGAGGCCAGCACGACCAGAATGCGCGCGTATTCGGTAACGCCGGTGCAATCTTCTTCGGTGATGGGCGAAGCTTCGACCATGGCCGGATCGACCGTCGGCGTCGCATCCTGAGCGATTGCGCCACTCATGAGCCCGTTCATGCTCAGCGCCAGCACTGCCAGCGCCAGGATCATTCCAAGACTACGTTTCATCCACGTTCCCCCAGATGCACACGAAAACAGATCCCATAGTCGGACCTGATCGGACTTTACCAGAGTGCTCCCGATTGGCATAGCCCAGATCGATGCGCGCCGATGAACCGGACACGTTGGGATAAACAACAACGGCGGGAGCCATCTGGCCCCCGCCGCCCGAGCAGTTCGCGACAATGCGCCTCGCTAGACGACGTCCTGGCCGAGCGACCAGTAGACGAGCCCGGAGCTTTCGGCTTGCTTGTCGAACATGCGCAGATTCTGCACCTGGTCCGAGGGAACCGACCAGCAAAGGTTGGCCGTCTGGGAAGCGCCCGGCGCCACGTTCATGTCCTGATCCCATTCATTTGGCGTCACGCCACAGGCATCGCCAAAGGCGGTATAGATCGTGCCATCGGCGCCACGCGCCCGCAAGCGGAAGTTGCCATCGAAGGTGGCCGGAGCGGCGCCAGTATTGACGGCCGTGATGGTGGCAATGAAGAACTGGCGACCCGCGTCTGGCGCTTCGTTGAACGAGTTCTCGTTCAGAACAGCCTGTGTACCGTCCGGCGTGACCGAGACGACCTGGATCGTCCAGCTATCGACGGTCTGCTGTGCCGTTCCCACCGGGATGGGGTTGGTGTAGTCACCGAGTGGCGCGCTGGGATCGAGCGCCGGATCGAGCGCCACGCCAACACCCACTTCCGGGGTTCCGTCGTCATCGTTGTCCAGAATGGCGACATTGCAGTGCTCTTCGATGGGAAGCACGATCGCGTCGAGCGCATCACCCGCGGAGTTGATCTGGTCGATATACGGGAGCGCTCCGAGCATGCCTTCCTGCTCGATTGCGGTCAACATCTCTTTGAAGAGTTCGAGCGAGGAAACTGCCTGGGCCTGCATCTCGACCGCGATGGCAGGCGGGGTCAACGCGTTCACACCGGCAATCGCCGTATCGACCGCGGCATGCGCGGCCGCGAACTCGGTGGCAGTCCAGCCCTCGATGTTCGAGGTATCGATCCCGGACATCGCTTGCTGATACGTCTGCCCGACGGCATGGTATTGATCAGCATACGCCTGCAATCCGCGGCAATCGACC harbors:
- a CDS encoding pyridoxamine 5'-phosphate oxidase family protein, whose amino-acid sequence is MDAIDFAALPQGDLRLLHAPAAQEMLHSLEPARVAYLGPDGYPRVSTMQFHWTGEELVVTSVASLPKVRAIRAHPRVQATIDTFAITSGVPMRVLAIRGDASVTEVEGVVEEAYLANCRYIGKDAADGWAQWISQPGTRIARIAIRPRWVSLLDYQTRFPEGWPDHLRP